From one Luteolibacter sp. SL250 genomic stretch:
- a CDS encoding PEP-CTERM sorting domain-containing protein, whose amino-acid sequence MSLRSSLATHALLMLALSAGAHAVVIFNSDFTTDPTPTFALNGGGAALATMGTSGPGGSRAIQVVDTSTTGNVAAQLVMSTAGVPTFNTTTVGQETLIFSFDMAITSMSATANNAAIPRILFRNTTTTAQGITIGLGLNSSNRLILFAARGDNATTAAANRVDLHDFGEYSATLDDNDTDDAYVNVVVTYINGASSMSVAASQAGVWSNSGSIGGFLNTTSFSNSNLTVLAATGSGTVGTLYFDNMSLVAIPEPASAALLALGVIPLVRRRR is encoded by the coding sequence ATGTCATTGAGATCCTCGCTTGCGACCCATGCCCTGTTGATGCTCGCCCTTTCCGCCGGGGCTCACGCGGTGGTCATTTTCAACTCCGATTTCACAACCGATCCCACCCCTACCTTTGCGCTGAATGGTGGCGGTGCGGCTCTTGCCACCATGGGAACCAGCGGCCCCGGAGGATCCCGCGCGATCCAGGTGGTGGACACCTCCACCACTGGCAACGTGGCCGCGCAACTGGTGATGAGCACCGCCGGAGTCCCCACTTTCAACACCACCACCGTAGGACAGGAGACACTCATCTTCTCCTTTGACATGGCGATAACCAGCATGAGTGCAACCGCGAACAACGCCGCCATTCCGCGCATCCTGTTCCGCAACACCACCACCACCGCGCAGGGCATCACCATCGGGCTCGGACTGAACAGCTCGAACCGGCTCATCCTGTTCGCCGCCCGTGGTGACAACGCCACAACCGCCGCGGCAAATCGTGTGGACCTTCATGATTTCGGCGAGTACTCCGCAACTCTGGACGACAACGACACCGACGATGCCTACGTCAATGTGGTCGTCACTTACATCAACGGTGCATCCAGCATGTCGGTGGCGGCTTCCCAGGCAGGGGTTTGGTCAAACAGCGGATCAATCGGTGGATTCCTCAATACCACCAGTTTCAGCAATTCGAACCTCACGGTGCTCGCCGCAACGGGATCCGGCACTGTTGGCACCCTTTACTTCGACAACATGTCCCTGGTGGCCATCCCGGAACCCGCATCCGCCGCGCTGCTGGCACTCGGGGTCATCCCGCTGGTCCGCCGCAGGCGTTGA
- a CDS encoding glucose 1-dehydrogenase — MPNKSKDQGASTGEAQLPPQHQDLQPGEQRPMTPQPVSLQPGAEGSGRLAGRVALITGGDSGIGRATALTFAREGADIMIVYLEEDDDANDTAMEIRTMGRRCEVLATDIGVEGNCVSTIEETISLFGKLDILINNAAEQHPRKSIMDITEQDLTDTFRTNVFSMFFLTKAALPHLRQSPGACIINTTSVTAYRGSPGLVDYSATKGAIVSFTRSLAQQLAPEQIRVNAVAPGPIWTPLIPATFPEDEVATFGSDTPLGRVGQPWECAECFLFLAAADSSYMTGQVMHPNGGEIING, encoded by the coding sequence ATGCCGAACAAATCCAAGGACCAGGGAGCCTCCACCGGAGAGGCCCAGCTACCGCCACAGCACCAGGATCTCCAACCGGGTGAACAAAGGCCGATGACACCGCAACCCGTGTCCCTCCAGCCGGGTGCGGAAGGAAGCGGACGGTTGGCTGGCAGGGTGGCCCTGATCACGGGCGGGGACTCCGGGATCGGCAGGGCCACCGCCCTCACCTTCGCGCGGGAGGGCGCGGACATCATGATCGTCTATCTTGAGGAGGATGACGACGCGAATGACACCGCCATGGAGATCCGCACCATGGGCCGCCGCTGCGAAGTGCTGGCCACCGACATCGGCGTGGAGGGCAATTGCGTCTCCACCATCGAAGAAACGATTTCCCTTTTCGGGAAGCTGGACATCCTCATCAACAATGCCGCCGAGCAGCACCCGAGGAAATCCATCATGGACATCACGGAACAGGATCTCACAGACACCTTCCGCACGAATGTCTTCTCCATGTTCTTCCTGACAAAGGCGGCTCTTCCCCATCTCCGGCAGTCACCCGGCGCGTGCATCATCAACACCACCTCCGTCACCGCCTACCGCGGCAGTCCGGGACTGGTGGACTACTCCGCCACAAAGGGGGCCATCGTTTCCTTCACCCGCTCCCTCGCCCAGCAACTCGCACCGGAACAGATCCGCGTGAATGCAGTCGCGCCCGGCCCCATTTGGACTCCCCTCATCCCCGCCACTTTTCCGGAGGATGAGGTCGCCACCTTCGGCTCCGACACCCCCCTCGGCCGTGTCGGCCAACCGTGGGAGTGCGCGGAATGTTTCCTCTTCCTGGCTGCGGCGGATTCCTCCTACATGACCGGCCAGGTCATGCACCCGAACGGTGGTGAGATCATCAATGGGTGA